Within the Setaria viridis chromosome 3, Setaria_viridis_v4.0, whole genome shotgun sequence genome, the region TGAAATAGCCAGGCAGGAGTCAACGCGGCAGTCAAGCAAGCCCTCTTGCTCGCAAGCAGCAATCAGTCAAGCCCGTCAGCAGCCATGAGTACCATGAAGTTTTGCCGTGAATGGTAAGCCGctgacgacggcgccgccgtgcccggTGATGTCGTGTCGCCTTGCTCGTTTCCTTTTTCAGCTGGGATTGGAGGTTTCGGTAGTGACAGCAGAGGCTCATTTCGGTGTTCTTTCTTGGCAGCAACAACATCCTGTACCCAAAGGAGGACCGGGAGCAGAAGGTGCTCCTCTACGCCTGCCGGAACTGCGACCATCAGGTTGGTTCTTAGctcttctcttcctctctcctcctctccaccccATCCAATGTCTCGTCGATCCATCGTCGGCTTCAGCTTCTTCTTCGATTCATTCGAATATCTCTCTGAAGTCTCGAGCAAGATGCAGATGGGACTCTGAAGCCTGGAGTCCATTGGATACGGGGTAAAGAAAAGACAGATTCAGTCCAAAATGTACTGTTGTCAGATTTAGGAGTAGACTGATGCTGTGTGCACCGGTTGAATTGACGAGGATGTATAAATATTCAATTCGGAGTTTGGACTGGATTTAGATGATGGGAGTTTCTGAATTCTCTGATGTGGTCGGCAATTTGAAATGCTCTGCTGAAACTGCGTGCAGGAGGTTGCGGACAACAACTGCGTGTACCGGAACGTGGTGCACCACAGCGCCGGCGAGTTCACCCAGGTGCTCCAGGACGTCGCCGGCGACCCCACTCTGCCCCGCACCAAGGACGTGCGCTGCGCCGTCTGCGGCCACGGCGAGGCCGTCTTCTTCCAGGTCGGtcacctcctccttccttcttcttcagaGACCATGGCAACTGAACATAATTCACACACAGTTCTGAGCAAGCATCGCTTTCTTCAGAGGCCATGGCCGGAACTTCGGACTGACAAGACCTCACCATGGTTCTGGTTCTTCTTGATCTGCAGGCCACCGTGAGGGGTGAGGAGGGGATGACGCTCTTCTTCGTCTGCTGCAACCTCAGCTGCGGCAACCGCTGGAGAGAGTGAGGAGCTGATCAGCAGAGCAAAGGGATCCCTCTGATGCAATAGCCTGAGGGACAtgatttttgaatttttcaCCCATGCTACCATGAACTGATTGTATGTTTCAAGAACATTAGTAACTTCAGGAGGGACATAATCAGGTGCACTGGGGTAAATTTCCCCGTGGTTCGTTTGCATCAAAGAAAGGATGACATGAGGAGCTGAGAACAATTTGGGTTTCAGCCCCCGTTTTAATGTTTTCTTCTGCAGTTTTTTTGGTAGTTACAGTAGGAAGCAACAAATTTATGAAGcttcttccaaaaaaaagcaAATTAACCATGAGATGCAGAATTTGGTTACCAAATGATTTGCAATTTTGTTCTCAGTTGACAGAGCACACGATTATGCAAGTTTTGTTAAACTTCTTGAAAATTCCATTAGGAACCACAGATTTTTTAGTCTGCAGATGTAATTGATTTTTGCTAAAATGACCATCCAAACCAAGAACTAGTTCAAATGCAGGACTTCACCTGCTTTTGAGCTACTGAAAAATTGTATTTTGGTATGCCTTTGAAGAGTAACTTCAATATCTGGATGTTTTTGTGACAAATTTTCTGTACATCTTGTTGAACAACAGAGTATCCCATGGTACAACATGACCACATACATTGTTGAAACAATATTATAAACATCTCAATATCTCTGGTACAAATGTTACAATTGCAGTAAGAAGTCAAAATTGTGATACAACAATCATCTCAATATTTGTGATATCCTAATCACGAAGTGCAGATTTTTGAACATCCACCAGTCAAGCTGCCAAGACACCTATAATACCTCTACAATACAAATGCTAAAATTAAAGTCTGAAGTCAAAAACCGCGCTTCAGCAATCATCTCAGTATTTGTGATATCCTAACCATAAAGTACAGATTTTGAACATCCACCAGTCGAGCTGCCAAGACACCTATAATGTCTCTAAAATACAAATGCTAAAATTAAAGTCTGAAGTAAAAAAGCGTGCTGCGGCAATCATCTCAGTATTTGTGATAACCTGTTCATAAAGTAAGGATTTTGATAAACATCCCCCAAAGAAAGGTGATCACTGACCAATGCTACTCCCAGACAGGGGCTCCAAGGCACAACGCTTTTGGCAGTTCAGAATTACAGCCTTGGTGGACTCAGTGTCAACTGGAGCATTGTGTATCACAATAAGATCAAGGGAACTTTACTCCATCGTTGAGATAAAATCTTTTGCCCATGAAGGAAGAGGTGACTGGAAAGTGACGGGCAATCCTGTGACAGGGTGTACAAATGACAAGCTCTCTGCATGCAATGCATGGCCATCACACTCCAATCCATTCCACTCAATCACCCCGCCATACTTCACATCACCTCTGATTGGGAACCCAAGATACTGGCAGTGTAGGCGAATCTGATGTGTCCGTCCACTTTGAGGGTACGCTCTAACCAAAATTACACTGTTCTTCACATCATCATTACAAGTCTGGGCAGGTGCCTTTTCTTGTACAGTAATTGACTCAATATCATCGGTGAAAAAGTTGTAGGGTTCTCTAAACTGACCTTTACCGTTGACCCCTAAAACTTCAAATTGTGTGCTCATGTCCCTTACAACAGAGCCCCCTGGTAGTGACCGACCAATGTCAGGCATAGCATACACACGCCAAGCACCATGTTTCGACCGCCCATGACCAGAACATATCTTAATCTTCTCCCACGTTGGTGGGAAACCTATGCAAAGAGCAAGATATGCTTTCTTGACTTTATGATCAGTGAATGCCTTCACTAGCTTCCCTGCAACTTTGTTGCATTTGGTAATAATCATGAGACCGCTGGTATCACGATCCAGTCTGTTGGCAAGGTGAAGGTTAGGTTTTGTAGCTGAATCCCCTGCAAGTCACAAAAATATTTGCCTATAGTTAGAAATTGAAACAGCGTGGCAAAACAAT harbors:
- the LOC117848593 gene encoding DNA-directed RNA polymerases II, IV and V subunit 9B isoform X2; the protein is MSTMKFCRECNNILYPKEDREQKVLLYACRNCDHQEVADNNCVYRNVVHHSAGEFTQVLQDVAGDPTLPRTKDVRCAVCGHGEAVFFQRPWPELRTDKTSPWFWFFLICRPP
- the LOC117848593 gene encoding DNA-directed RNA polymerases II, IV and V subunit 9B isoform X1, with the protein product MSTMKFCRECNNILYPKEDREQKVLLYACRNCDHQEVADNNCVYRNVVHHSAGEFTQVLQDVAGDPTLPRTKDVRCAVCGHGEAVFFQATVRGEEGMTLFFVCCNLSCGNRWRE
- the LOC117848592 gene encoding RNA pseudouridine synthase 1, with the protein product MTKLPLPLLLLLSPPAAAAAPLRSLLPPERRLAAMSSATTTTAPVSGEYPSPVSPPYPAVSKDVELRRAMTASARSAVFASADVVFEDEWLAVVDKPAGVYCDALLTALPRSAASGDSATKPNLHLANRLDRDTSGLMIITKCNKVAGKLVKAFTDHKVKKAYLALCIGFPPTWEKIKICSGHGRSKHGAWRVYAMPDIGRSLPGGSVVRDMSTQFEVLGVNGKGQFREPYNFFTDDIESITVQEKAPAQTCNDDVKNSVILVRAYPQSGRTHQIRLHCQYLGFPIRGDVKYGGVIEWNGLECDGHALHAESLSFVHPVTGLPVTFQSPLPSWAKDFISTME